From the Geminocystis sp. M7585_C2015_104 genome, the window GCGGCAATCAGCGATGGGGTGTTGTATGCAGGATTGGGGGAAACAATGAATTTCGGATGGGGGTGGGAAAACATCGCCAAATTCATCGAAACTATCTTTTTAACTACCACCACCAGTTGTCGTGATGTGGTGGAAAAGGTAATGGCAGAAACTAGAAGACTATACTGCAATCATATTGGCGACGATGCCTCCTTTGTGGGAGTATATGTGCGTCAGCCTAAACCCCTGATGATTTTCACAGGCCCCCCATTAGATCCTAGCAAAGATGAGGAATATGCAGAAAAATTGTTAAGTTTCCCGGGTAGAAAAGTCATATGCGGCGGCACTACTGGTAATATTGTGGCTAGTTATATGGGGGAAACCATTGAAATAGAAATTGATACCATGACTAAAGAATTACCCCCCATCGGCAAACTCAAAGGGATTGACTTAGTAACAGAGGGAATTCTGACTATTTCCAAAACCAAAGAATTGTTGCAAAACTGCCTCTGTGACATTAATAGACTACCCAACACCCGCAACAGTGCCACTTTACTGGCTAAGGAAATCCTAGAAGCAGATTCTATCTATTTTTTGGTGGGACAACAAATTAATGATTTTTATCAAAACCCCCTCTTACCTAAAAATATTTCTATACGTCGTAGTCTGATTGAAGACTTAGTGAAACTGTTGAGAGAATATCAGAAAAATGTCATTGTAGAATACTGTTAGTCTTCCCTTTCTCCTTTTTCTTTTTACCCCTAAGCCAGTTAATCTCATCCCCTTGATTGCAAAAACAACGGTAGCCAGGAAAGCA encodes:
- a CDS encoding serine/threonine-protein phosphatase — encoded protein: MNDDNFYDIYSQSLTKHDEELCGDKVKFTKGDKKSIIVLSDGLGSGVKANILATLTTEMLITMLEADLPLKEVIETIAGTLPRCKIRKIAYATFTIITIDNSTSRFKVINFDNPPIFLFKKGVIQKVEAKTQVILDKKISYYEGYLERGDFLAAISDGVLYAGLGETMNFGWGWENIAKFIETIFLTTTTSCRDVVEKVMAETRRLYCNHIGDDASFVGVYVRQPKPLMIFTGPPLDPSKDEEYAEKLLSFPGRKVICGGTTGNIVASYMGETIEIEIDTMTKELPPIGKLKGIDLVTEGILTISKTKELLQNCLCDINRLPNTRNSATLLAKEILEADSIYFLVGQQINDFYQNPLLPKNISIRRSLIEDLVKLLREYQKNVIVEYC